One window of the Chryseobacterium camelliae genome contains the following:
- a CDS encoding response regulator transcription factor, with product MNHKDHKPITFLLADDHSLIRQGIIFILEEIASDFKVHQASTLQQITETVKTHPIDIAIIDVCFPDGNFLNVLPEVKKIRPDIKILIYTGTDENKQSLKFINAGADGFLSKMSEEEEVKEAVLKMITCGEYISQDTQRMLMNSLRNPDLIDPLLCLTDREKEIAGMYASGYGNLEIANLLNVKQNTVSTMKKRIFDKLNIDNLVELIEIVRQS from the coding sequence ATGAATCATAAGGATCACAAACCCATCACCTTTCTCCTTGCGGATGACCACAGCCTCATACGGCAGGGCATCATATTCATACTCGAAGAAATAGCATCGGACTTTAAGGTGCATCAGGCTTCAACCCTGCAGCAGATTACAGAAACCGTTAAAACCCATCCCATTGATATTGCCATTATAGATGTCTGTTTCCCCGACGGGAATTTTCTGAATGTCTTACCGGAAGTAAAAAAAATAAGGCCGGATATTAAAATCCTGATCTATACGGGTACTGATGAGAACAAACAGTCACTTAAATTCATCAATGCCGGTGCAGACGGATTCCTCAGTAAAATGAGTGAAGAGGAAGAAGTGAAAGAAGCAGTCCTTAAAATGATTACCTGCGGAGAATATATTTCCCAGGATACGCAGAGGATGCTAATGAACTCACTTCGCAATCCGGATCTGATCGATCCTTTACTATGCCTCACCGACAGAGAGAAAGAGATTGCCGGAATGTATGCTTCAGGATATGGTAATCTCGAGATTGCCAATCTGCTCAATGTCAAGCAGAATACCGTAAGTACAATGAAGAAAAGGATTTTCGATAAACTCAATATCGATAATCTGGTAGAACTGATTGAAATCGTAAGACAAAGCTGA